A stretch of DNA from Pangasianodon hypophthalmus isolate fPanHyp1 chromosome 2, fPanHyp1.pri, whole genome shotgun sequence:
AGCTTGGCACTCATACAACACTGAAAAGTCCACAGCCATGCTATAGACTGCAGCTAAAGCTTCAGCTCAAGAAACAATACAGTGCTGAACTGCAGCAATATAACAGgaccaaaacacacaccagaCTACACCAATAGAGGGTGCTGaagccctgttttttttaagcacttCTTCAGAGCATGGATAGCTCTGGATTTGGATTATTCATCATATCATGCTGTTCCATACTGTATGAAAAGAGTCATCAGAGGCAATTAAAACACCTGATGTGTTAATGACACTTGAACAAAAAAAGTGGCCTGTATATTGCTTTTCTACTTcagaacaatttttttattttgaaatgaatatttaacatGACCCTGTTTGTGCAAATTACCGTTCTACAGCCATAATTTCCACTCCAGCAGAGTTGTTGTTGCCAAACTTGAAAGTGATTAGCTCGGGATGTTTCTTTTTCGAGGTGATCTTCACCACAGAGCTTAACGCCTGTCTGGACTGGATGTAGGCGAATCCTTTACGTGAGGCGATCTCCCTCAGACAGTACATGTGTGTCGCTGTGATTAGCAGGTGGCTGCGGAAGATCAAACAATAAAGCTTACAACCAGTATGGTTACTGAGTGCCACATATACAGACACAtgtaaaattattggcacccttgctGGGGGAGACTTGGTAGGTCGGTAACCTCACTGAATTACAGTAGAGCCcaaaaccaacaaccatgcttttgtttcatcatttattaaaaGGAGTATACACTTCTGTTATTACACTTCTCAAATATTATAtctgtgtttattaatgaaagagaaaaaggctGTGCTTATTGACTGAAAGCAGTAGTGAGGACATCACTGACTCAATATCTGGCAGCACTTTATCAATTCACTAAATCAATGACAATACTGcactttaaaatgacatttcttcCTTGTTATCTGAATTCTTTCTGTTTATGAGACAACAGAGATGTGCAAGTGGAATTGTGTCATATaatattgattcattcattcatcttcagtaagtgattTGTCATGGTGAggatggtggatccggagctgGGAACACTGatcatgaggtgggaatacactctggatgcaACTCCagtacatcacagggcaccattcacatacacattcaAACCTAGAATCAATTTAAAATCaccaattcacctactggcctgtttttgggaggtggaggaTACTGGAAAATGTGGACCACATGGGAGAGGAAAAAGGGagaacacagacagtaactcaagctcaggaccGAACTAGGGAGGCAGCAAGACTAACCTGTGCGCCACCCAGCAGTGGACTCAGGAAGATACCACACTCACAGTGGTGAGCATATAGAGCTCAAGTCTCACCTGGGGAACATGTGTCCAGTCTCTTTCACCTCATTACACGGGAAGTGGTGCTTCACATCTGGTTTGTTAATCCATGTCTGTATGTTCACTATCTCTTTGCGGTCATCATCTGATATTGAAGAGCTGTCAATCTCATCTGAAAAGAGGACGACGATGAAGATGGCAGGAGTATCATGACACACTGTCTAATATCTTAACATATGTTTTCTTCTACATCTCCTTTCAACGTGCTCACCCGTGTCGTATTCCTCCTCATCGCCGATGCTGAAGACAGGCTTCACGCCCCTGTAGGGTTTACCCACTCTGTCACTGCTGCTCACATGCCTGTGGTGAAAACCGAACTCTGAATGAGAGATTCAGACCAAACGCACACACCCTGGAGctacaaataaaatgcacactATCATAAAATTCAGCAGCTGTGCACACTTCCAAATGGCGGCAGTACAAAATCATATCTAGGATTGTAAAAGATAACTTATGTTAGTTGGAAGAGGCGGGTTAAAAAAGAAGCAACGATATCTGAGATGATAACCAAAGCGTGCAGGAGACAGACACGACAAAACAGGTCTGCTTTAACAGATCAGGGTTAAAGATGTTCACTTGGCTCCAAGAGGGTTAAAACACCTGAGCACCAACAGCTCTGGTCATCATCCGGTCAGTAACACTGTCAGCAACGAAGGATGCCTGAAAACACTGTGAATGGGACACACTGTATGAGCCTTttgcattaaacacacacagagggacacAAGATGTGTGTTAGTATTAGCACAGCCACAGTGACTGACATGATACTTCAGCTTACGTCCTGTTAAACAGAAATGTGTGCAAGCTTTACGTCACTCAGTCGAGGTTTTTCACAGCATCGAATCTGACTGTTAAGTAAAATTTTTCAGTTTACATCAACCCAAATGTTTGATCTTtagcttctttagttttgcacttcAGCTAACATGTAATCTACAGCATCTCTCCCTTAGTCATGTTGCATGGATTAAGACACAGTATTATTGCTTACTGTAATCTATGAATAATCTGTGAATATGAACAACAGTTGAGCTGAGCACTGTAAAACTATGAGGGCATCCATCTTGGACAACCAAATCACTTCTTTCATTAACACAAACTGGTATTATCTAAAAGGAATTTGATGAGAATGtataattgtttaatttaaaaatgagtttACAGAGCTTAACGATGTTAGCACAGACCTTAAATTAGATGATATTATAACTCAGCCATCTATTTATGGGAGAGATTTTGAGTGAGAAAAGACCACCATTACCTGTAAGCTATATTgtcctcatagctccagtgcaaaactaaagtgCCATCAAAACAGTAAAGTAGCAATGAACACCAAACATAGCTTGGTTGATGGAGTACATTTGTGTGGCAGACTGGGAAAAGCCACTGGATGTTGCTGAGCCTGAATTCTAGAAAGCAGCcaaataaaaagatgaaaaatctgGTTCTGGCATAAAATTTTACTCTAAGAAAATTCTTCACCAAAacaggttgtttttttgtttactactgAACCTTGTCTTGGATATCTTCCCGCAAAGATCAGGTTGGGTCAGGAGACGGTTTAGCAAGcatggtggtaaaaacagtcagtctacCTAAAGCATAGACATCTCTAAAgcataaagatgtctaaaacagATATCAGCTGTCAAATGGGAAGGGTTTGCCCAGGTCGCCACACATTTGGGGAATGTGGAAAATTGTGCAAATGTGGTTTTTCAGCAAAGTATTCCTTTAACAATTCTACATGAAAACAAGGGAAATCTCCACAtaagagaagaggaaaatgtaaaaaaaaaaaaccttgggaAGAACCCCCTCCAGGTAGATGTGCAAGACAAACAACAGGAGAtcaactgtaaatgtaattaatcagCACTACACAGTCTAGGAGGAATAAAGTCCATGACCATAAGACAGACCTGGAGCATAAACTTGAAAATGACTGTACTGCTAGAGAAGAACTCTAAACTTTAATGCATGAACATGAGTGTTAGTCTGCTACAGTGCATGCGCAAGTAAGCAGTGCTTGAACGTTGCCCTTTGCTCTTCAGCAGTGAGTGAAACAGGGCAGTGCCACCCTGCATGGGCATTGGGGCGCTCATGctggcagacagacaggaacagGCTCTTACCGATCAGGTATCCCCTTCTCTGGCCAGGGAAGAGTGAAAGATAGTCTAGTGTGGAATAACAGAGGCATGGGTAAAGAAGCAAATTAACACACATATTGCAGCAAATTATTAACCAAAGTATTAACCACACAAAGGTTATTATTGTTTCATGCAGGGACATTATTTGAAATCAGTTTATAACACTGTTGGATTACTAGAAAGCAACAATTACATAAAGGACTACAAATGATTCCATAAAAGGAAAATTGATTAAGactttaaacaggaaaaaaagaaaaggtaagAAAACATGGCATTGGGAGTTAACAAAcccctgaatgtgtgtgtgtgtgtgtgtgtgtgcgtgttttaaaaaaaaaaaaacatataacttGTATGCCCACCAATTAGTTCAAATATTCACCAGATTGCTTGGCTAGTCTTTGCTCATTCTTCTTGACATTTGTATCATATATTGTCTTGTTCAAGTCTCTAGagcaggggtcttcaatcttatccacaaatggccagtgtggctgcaggttttcattcaaGCCAATTAAGAGATACACTTGAAAGGTGATTGGGGACCAAGAAATGATACATTTTCTACCCAGACACCATGGGGATTACAAATCTTTGCAGTAAACTATATAGATCTActtatgtacactatatgataaaaagtatgtggacacctgaccatcatacgcATATGTGCTCGTTGAACACCATTATATTGTTGTTATAAtgaccttcactcttctgggaaggcttttcactagatgttggagcgtggctgtggggatttgtgctcattcagccacaagagcattagtgaggtcaggcactgatgtggggtgaggaggcctggggtgcagtcggtgttccagttcattccaaaggtgttcagtggggttgaggtcaggactctgtgctgccacttgagttcttccactccaatcttggcaaaccatgtctttatggatctcgctttgtgcacatgggcattgtcatgctggaacatgtttggacctcttagttccagtaaagggaaattgtaatgatCCAGCATATAAAAACATTCTACATAATTGTGTTTCCTTTGTGGAAGCAAGTTGGGggagaaccacatatgggtgtgatggtcaggtgtccacatactttggtTCAACAATTAACTGGTTCAACAATTAACTAACCAGATAGCTATTGGGATAGCAAGTGGAGATGGGAATCTTTCCAAAATGCATATTCTTGTACAAATGCATAGATCTCTGCATTTTAATGGGTCCAGTGGTGTATACAGATTTAGTAGATGCttgtaaatgaaaacatattaaacaactGATTATTAATGACAAACATGATATATGAGGTTAATAGTTCAGAATGACATGTTCAGGGCTACTTTAAGACACTGAGATGTGTGAAGTTTCTCACCTGTCCACTGGAGCTGAGGTGTTTTCAATAAAGCTGatcactttctctttcacatTAACTGACTTGGATTTAAGGGCAAAGGTCATTTTGTTGACAAGGGATTTGACGCCTTTGCCATCCCCTGTGATATTCAGCTCCCCCTGTTTGAAAGACAGATTGCATTTAATCAGTAAATAGACTGCAACAATCAGTGCCAAGGAAAAAGCAAAGAATCTGCCATAATTGTAAGATCCACAAGATGGCAGTAAAGCACTTATTTAGTGATGTTCGCCTTCTCCCAGTAGATGATTGATGGAAAGATTTTAGGGCATTTATGGTCATTAAATTACTCAAGCAGAAGACACAACAGCCCGCACATTGTACCCATCAGAACAAACCTGAAAATGCACAACTCTGCAGTGaaacagatctctctctctctctctctctctctctcacacacacacacaccaaactcaCGTCTGCTGAGCTGAGGCTGCTGTGGGATCCTGAAGTGCTGACTATCCAATGGACATACACATTGTCTGGCCCTTCTACGTTAATGTCTGCCAGGTGCTGCTGCagtgctgaacacacacaaaaacacagcagaaaGCCCTCATCAGTCCTCAGCCATGCTGAAAAACCTGTATTTACACACTGCAACTAAAAAGCCTGAGTGATAGTGAGAGCCTAGGAGAGGATCACAAACTTCAAAGTCATAGGATTTCTTTCTGCTAATATCAGTGACAGGTGTTTGAACACAAATGTAATAGTTGTGATGACACACTGCATCTACTTACCCATAAATCCACCTTTAGCGATGCTGACATACTCCTTGTTTTTctaccaaagaaaaaaaaagaaacaaaagcaattcatttttctttgattcctttttgattttcttttttttttaacgcagCACATGAGCACAACACTGAACAATATCATTATAATCATTAACACTGGTAAAATGCAGCATGAAAGGCACAAAAAGGAGTGCGACTGTAGGACAGCTTCTAGTTCTGCAATACAGAGATcatcaggatataaattttgtAATCACTGCCAAATTTCTATGGTGGAAGAGCAATGCAACAAATTGGGACATGCtggtataagaaaataatcagcttaagCAGCTACCAGTAACTGTGCTTTGTgtcaaaacagcattttttttctattttagatCTGACTCAAACCTGAAGAAACACTTCTGTGACTGACCTGCAGGAAGTGAGCAAGAACCATGTTCATGTACATGTCTTCTTCCTCACGCCCACTGCCCATGAAGCACAGATGTTCACCGCTGGCCACTGAGCCCGACTCCAGAGACTGCTTTTGTGTCTCCAGCAGAGACTTCACAGACAGAGCAAACTCGGACGGATTGTGCAACATCTGAGGAAGGCAGGAAGACGATGAGAGGTGTATCTCCGGCAAAGTATAAAGCCTTAcgtttttatactttatatatgtgTTGAGGGATTttatgagaagaagaagaagaagaaaaagaagaggaaaaagaaaaagaagaagaaggatgaggaggaagaggaggaggatgtcagaaaagaagaggaggataaggaggatgatgggaaaaggaataataagaagaaggaggaagaggaaaaagagacagTAGGGGAGATGAAGAGTagaaaaaggaggaggaagagaaaaggaagaagaagaaggagaaggagaaggagaaggaggagagcagaaaagaaaagaagaaggaggaggagaaggagaaagagaaaaggagggaagaggaggaggagacagcaggaaagaagaaaagaagaaggcaaagaagaaagaagaagaagaaggcaaaGAATATGATAAACAACGAAAAGGTGAAgctgaagaagaaggaagaggaggagaaaaatgagaaggaagaataaaagaagaagaagaaaaaagaagaaaaagtaagGAAGTGTGTCGCAGGAAGAAATAGGAGGACGAGAACAAGAAACACTACAAAGAAGAATCTACAACAGCAACAAGCATATTACCAGATCAGAGTCCAGGTGAAAGGCGGTGGACAAGTGGCCAGCGTTGTACTGCTCTGCTGGTCGACAGTCCACTACAAAGAAGCGCACTCCCTCCTgaaagtgcacacacatacacacacacacttcatcttaCTCTGCGACTGACGAGTAAAGAGATTTGAGGTTTACTGCAGCAACATGTCTCACATATACTGGAATGCAGCTGTTGGAGAGAGCTTTTTATAATGGATAGAGCTGACTGCCAGAAGTTGAACTACTCACAGACTGGAGCTGATTGGCCTGCAGGATCTCAGgtacagagacagggagacatAGAGCCTGACTCAGGTCCATGTCCTCCTCCTTCAGAGCCACCAGACTGCTGCCAAACAGGTTCTGGTTCtcctacacacatacagattaaTGTACATGTAATGTCCTTTATTTTGCTGTGTCTTGTGCCTATTTAGCTTCTTATGTCATTTTGCAGTGTCCGGGTTTTTTACTCTGCaccataaaaatattataataataaattgcatATTACATTTGGTTAAATTGCACATTACACATTATCTGAGTTGACTTGTCTTCTCACTTACACACTTTGTAGTTTAATCTATACATTCACAGCAACACAATATTGTAAACTATACAGCACACTAATTGTTCATTGAAATAGTCATATACATAataaaatggagggactctgcaaaaaaatggctgtaattcctaaacagttaatgcaatatttttgaatttatatatataaattctgctACTGTGCTGAACTCACCTTTCGGAGAGAGAGGGGCGTCTTGCTTTGGTAATACTGTGCAAGTGAAAACAGATCTTCAATGTCCTCAGCCTCCAACAAGGTAGGTGACTGTTCCAGCATTTCtaaacatacagacagacatgcaGTGAGACACAACTGCACTGGACATGTTCACAATTAGGTATGCTCTTATAATCAGTTTtcatattataacagcagaaatgtttatgaacatgatattgtgattaaaaaaagtgttctaTGATAGcacagaaattatttatttctacttCCTTTCATTCTAGACCACCAGGTAGTTCCCTTCAAAATGTTCTGAAGTTTACTTGTGGCTACTATCTTTGCCAATGATTGACTGTGTTGCTAAACAAAATATGTGCTCTATTTGAGCTGGCGTGTAGCAGCATGGACCATATGGATGCATAGTACTAATTTCATATCCTTTAAAAGTCTGTTTAGAACTTGTCTGAACTCTTCTATATTTCATGGCAAGATGTTTGTTCTGCCAAACCCTGATGGAGTTGGGCAATGGACATGATCAATTCCCTAACTCTTTGGTACCTGAACATGTGTGATGAGCACTTACAGAGCCTTACCCTAATCGCAGCATGCAATGCCATTAGTGACGGGCAAGCCATGACTCTCAGGCTATGAAAATACTGCTGGCTAGTCATCACACTGCACTGCAAGGACACAGCAGAGGAGTGAAGCAGGCAGAGCCAGCTGGAAAGAAGGTGGCAAGATCCTACAGCACATTGCCGCAGTAGGTACAGAGAAGGGCAGAAGAGGAGGAGCGAGTGCCTTTACCACGTTAGAATGCAAACTGGATGTGCTAGGAGCTGGCACCAGCCAAATGCAAGTACTGTTGCAACAGCACAATTAAGTACAGAGCCTGAGGGAGCTTAATAAAGCTGCCTCACACACCAGGACAAGACCTGATGTGCCATCTCATTTTCTGTGTTCAAGGCCCATTTCAGCGTGGAGTGCTGGTAGCTCATCATAGGAGCAGACTGAAGATTGGATTGTAATGCAGGAGCACAGCAACGTCACAGCAATGTATATGCAATAGACTGGTGTTAAGGCTGCCTTGGTGAAATTAAAGCTGGGTCCACCACTCAAAATGGCTGGACAAGTGCTTAAGCTATTTCTCAGTACGTTTATCTAAGCGAGTAACTGGACTATTCCACAATGTAGCAGTTTCATTTATGAGCTCACAGGCATGTTTATAAGCTCTCAGGCGACTTACACAGATGCAGAAAACCTAGGCTTGAAATTAATGCCCCCAGTAAAGAGACTGCTTGCTGTATTAGTAGTACAGGCTGATGAAGCCTTGCACGTAAAGCCATGCTGCACACAGCTCACATATAAATGAGCTGACATGCTTGTTTATAAACTGTGTGATACTCTTGCAAGTATACACTCTCTTGCCAAGAGAGGTACCTCTGTTCCTGACCCTTAAGGAAGTAATACCCGCAATAAATATACAACAGGCTCAGTGATCCTGCAGACAGCAAGCCATGCTACGGAAGTCATAACATCGTGAATTACTGGGTTCTGTTTACACATACGAGGAGACAAGCTTATTTGACTCAAATGCCACTGCCAGGCATGGTAAAAACATCCTGCATTATATTCTATTGTACATTGTATTGAACCAGTTATTGGTTCATATCTATACCGATTCAAAATTTTTTTCCAGATTCAAGAGTCCCATTCATAAAATTGCTTAAAGTGGAACAGAATAATTATCCTCAAGGTCAAATGGTGTCAAATGTTATCCAATAAGAGTCAGTATAGCTACAGTATGGCTGCAAGTCAAGCAGGATCCACATTTCATTGTACTTGTTTAAACCTAATCTCTTTATATTGCACTcgtagtgtatgtgtgattatcacagacaagaatttcaatACATTACCATGTActgagaaatgaacaaaaaccaGTGTTATAATGGACGTCTGTGATTtatgcaaaacacatttttgtagaATGCTTTTATGAATTCTTTAGTACAAGCCATTTGTAATATAAGCACTAAATATCTAGAATGTCATCCTTTAAGGGCTGGGAGAGCTACCTGCCTTCAGAGCTACTTTTTACAGGAAGAATTTATGGATAGATTTTAATAACCTAACACAGCTGTGTGGGTCCCATGGCACATGGACACAACAAGACCTTCAGGAAAACATAAATAACTGAATGAACCTTTTTCAGTATTGCTCTGGTACTGgaaagtataaatatacataacagCAGCTTTAGTAAGACTTTttctcatgtctgtctcatccTATGATCTTTACCATTAGAGTGTAACAGTTGTAGTTTTGATATGCTTTATGCAGTCAcctatttaattgtttattgaTGGAAATTCAACAACTTCCCCTGGAGTTCCTTTATGAATGTGTTTCCAGTAAACAGTCAAGGGATTTCAGTCCACAGTGCAAGGCAACGTGTCAAAGCTTTTGTTAGAAGTCACCACCAACATGCAACAGATAATATTCCTGATAACTTCAGTTGGTCTTGGTATTTAAGATAGATAAGTTGTgccaggtgtggctcctgcttagTGGTAATGAACTCTTCAGCATTGAGACGAGAATATGGGACAACAAATTGTCCAAAAAGTATACAAGACATGCAAAGATACACATAGATCAAACATTAAAGTATGgtcataatattattatactatGAATATTATTAGACCATCAACTCACTTATGAGCTCCTCTTTACTGTCTCCTTCTTGGGAAAGAATCATGTCTCTAGAtaagaaaggaaacaaaaaaaaacatttatttaacagcacaTCATTATACTGAATCATTATACTGAATTCAAAtaactgcaaaataataaaaattgcataGTGAGGAGACACGTACTTGGCATTGACAAGAATGATTAGCATAAGGAAGAAGATGAGGAAGGGGTCGGCCTGCTGGAAGTAGATGTGCCACAAGGCCTGAGTGACCTCAGGAAGACAGTGGCTAGAGAACAGACTGCCCAACtgtagagacacagagacaacaTGGCACTTAAGCTTAGGGGTCAATATGCTACTCACACTACAGTGCAAAATTAAGTGCTATTTGGTGCTTTTATgccacatatatttttttatagcaaAGGTGTAAATCAGTCTAATCCATAATGGCCACTGTGATTGAAGTTAATATACTGACCCAGTTCATGGCATAGCAGTCTGGTGTGATCTTTTTGGTGTCGAGGAATGAGCAGAGTTCAGGCTCGTGGTACTGCAGCAGCAGTCTGTACAGGTGGAACGGGCGCCCCTTTGCTACACAGTCCCTACAGACAGAGACTTGCACTAGGTTAAGGAAGCGGAAACGGAGCATAACCATCATCATAGACATACATGAACACTATTTCATCTTTTGGACAAAGTTAAGAAGATTTGCATGCCAGATTTTTGCAACTGGTAGAGACAGGGTTCCATGGGTTTAACCTGAAATTCTAGCACCACACATACCTGGGAATGTACTTATTCATGATGGCGTAGAAGCAGTTGTAGAGGTCGCTGCGGGCTAACTGGAGGCCCAGAAGAGGTTTGAGCAGGTTGGGCCAGCAGAGTTCAGCTGTGAACGTCACATTTCTTGACTTACAATAGAAAGTGATCACTGCCTCCACATCTCCCACTAGGTCCCGCCCCTCCTCTGCAGGAAGGCCCAGCtgatctaaacacacacatcaggggTCACAGGTCAAGAACTCAGGCATGGAAATTCTTTGAGACAccaaacaaacagacacaatGATCCTTTTctgccttttgtgtgtgtgtgtgtttcaatgTCATTTTGGGCCTGTACTTGAAGCCTGGGACTTGCTATTTTTGGAATTGTTTTTCTGGGTCAACTAACTGATGCAGTCAGTTGCAGTGCTACGTGGATTGAGGCTTTACACACCCACTTCACTTTCATACTTCTTATTACCATTCTGGTGTGATGTTACTTACAAGGTTCTTACCTCCAAATAACTGAAGAAAGAAATTTACAGtgtagaaaatgttaaaataacataaatacattttaggaTTATGCGCAAGTACATGTCTGCAATTCCACAATCTGTTATAAAAATGACTCACAGTTACAAATTTGTAGGAATTCACACAAATAttcacaaatgaaaaatgattttaagaTTACACATGCAGTGTCATTATATAAGGTCACgtataaataattttagaatgttttttttatttactttttaatcttgcctaggTGTCCTTCCTGGAAAgatgatgttgggtaaggagccacTTTAACATATCCAGTGGTAAatacagtcagtctgcctaatgATGTGTAATAACTGAATTCCTTTCACACTGAACGTCAGGCGTTGATGGATGTTGCTGGATAGCTACATACCATCGAAAAATGTGAGTGCGCACTATTCGGCATTACGTTCTTCATATGGAACGGAAACAAACAACTCACTGAAATGCTATTTGTACTCTGGAAGCATGGCACAAGTTTCTAGACAAATTTAAATCAATAACAAATGCACAGATATCCTGGTGAGGAAATATGTGTCACGTATGTGTCAATCAGGAGCAGTGATTATTCATTAAACAACCAGAACAGTAAAAC
This window harbors:
- the tbc1d23 gene encoding TBC1 domain family member 23 isoform X2 encodes the protein MADAVEEVLQSSWDEDLAEALDSVGGDQDAEKDGIIQVQNLLPPQRAKLWMIALNVAGKGDSLSSWDGALDLPEQTLIHNRSQQLIDQLGLPAEEGRDLVGDVEAVITFYCKSRNVTFTAELCWPNLLKPLLGLQLARSDLYNCFYAIMNKYIPRDCVAKGRPFHLYRLLLQYHEPELCSFLDTKKITPDCYAMNWLGSLFSSHCLPEVTQALWHIYFQQADPFLIFFLMLIILVNAKDMILSQEGDSKEELIKMLEQSPTLLEAEDIEDLFSLAQYYQSKTPLSLRKENQNLFGSSLVALKEEDMDLSQALCLPVSVPEILQANQLQSEGVRFFVVDCRPAEQYNAGHLSTAFHLDSDLMLHNPSEFALSVKSLLETQKQSLESGSVASGEHLCFMGSGREEEDMYMNMVLAHFLQKNKEYVSIAKGGFMALQQHLADINVEGPDNVYVHWIVSTSGSHSSLSSADGELNITGDGKGVKSLVNKMTFALKSKSVNVKEKVISFIENTSAPVDRHVSSSDRVGKPYRGVKPVFSIGDEEEYDTDEIDSSSISDDDRKEIVNIQTWINKPDVKHHFPCNEVKETGHMFPSHLLITATHMYCLREIASRKGFAYIQSRQALSSVVKITSKKKHPELITFKFGNNNSAGVEIMAVERYLIPNAGDATKAIKQQIMKVLDALESS
- the tbc1d23 gene encoding TBC1 domain family member 23 isoform X1, whose protein sequence is MADAVEEVLQSSWDEDLAEALDSVGGDQDAEKDGIIQVQNLLPPQRAKLWMIALNVAGKGDSLSSWDGALDLPEQTLIHNRSQQLIDQLGLPAEEGRDLVGDVEAVITFYCKSRNVTFTAELCWPNLLKPLLGLQLARSDLYNCFYAIMNKYIPRDCVAKGRPFHLYRLLLQYHEPELCSFLDTKKITPDCYAMNWLGSLFSSHCLPEVTQALWHIYFQQADPFLIFFLMLIILVNAKDMILSQEGDSKEELIKMLEQSPTLLEAEDIEDLFSLAQYYQSKTPLSLRKENQNLFGSSLVALKEEDMDLSQALCLPVSVPEILQANQLQSEGVRFFVVDCRPAEQYNAGHLSTAFHLDSDLMLHNPSEFALSVKSLLETQKQSLESGSVASGEHLCFMGSGREEEDMYMNMVLAHFLQKNKEYVSIAKGGFMALQQHLADINVEGPDNVYVHWIVSTSGSHSSLSSADGELNITGDGKGVKSLVNKMTFALKSKSVNVKEKVISFIENTSAPVDRLSFTLPWPEKGIPDRHVSSSDRVGKPYRGVKPVFSIGDEEEYDTDEIDSSSISDDDRKEIVNIQTWINKPDVKHHFPCNEVKETGHMFPSHLLITATHMYCLREIASRKGFAYIQSRQALSSVVKITSKKKHPELITFKFGNNNSAGVEIMAVERYLIPNAGDATKAIKQQIMKVLDALESS